Proteins encoded by one window of Xyrauchen texanus isolate HMW12.3.18 chromosome 24, RBS_HiC_50CHRs, whole genome shotgun sequence:
- the LOC127618160 gene encoding leucine-rich repeat and immunoglobulin-like domain-containing nogo receptor-interacting protein 2, producing the protein MLFSRLLFALGFTLLPLLLFQYPVHACPARCECSVPTRSVSCHRRRLAEVPEGIPIETRVLDLSKNRLRIVTPQNFSSLLLLEELDLSNNLLSSVEPGSFRAQPRLRQLRLRSNQLTLLPRGALAGISELTLLDVSQNRLVILLDYGFEEQRRLRVLELSDNELVFIAPRAFSGLVSLRSLTLQRCNLSTVPTHALAHLHGLTSLRLRDLGIAELQAHAFKGLPRLKHLEVDRWPLLEGFPTSALQGLNLSTLSVTHTNMSIMPVLTHLLYLTHLNLSYSRIRVLPSGWLRGMDRLEVVRVRQANLLNVEPQAFQGATSLRLLDVSHNSLTTLQRSVFPASEALQSLLIGQNPLVCDCRLRWLLERTPPVLYGEVQPECNAPTSLAGKLLRDLVEPLISHYVICTKPRVISMATYPAQTEEGQRAWLYCSAEGAPPPSVSWLTPHRRHITTKSTGRVVVHSNGSLEFRMAEPQDSGMYVCVASNPAGNATLSVTLVVKSSGIRDRALYANRSLIFDPDYNSSLINGTEEYTIRVVLDFTTILVSTAMGCLSFLGVVLFCFLLLFAWSRGKGKHRGSVDIQYVPRKRKGVNSELTETSGPRRVNMKMI; encoded by the coding sequence ATGCTGTTCTCTCGATTATTGTTTGCTCTGGGGTTCACCCTCCTGCCCCTCCTCCTGTTTCAGTACCCCGTCCATGCCTGCCCTGCCCGCTGCGAATGTTCTGTGCCCACACGTTCTGTGTCATGCCACCGCAGACGACTAGCAGAGGTTCCCGAGGGCATCCCTATAGAGACAAGGGTGTTGGACCTCAGTAAAAACCGTCTGCGCATTGTGACGCCACAGAACTTCTCCTCACTTTTGCTACTTGAAGAACTAGATCTCAGCAACAACCTGTTGTCCTCTGTGGAGCCCGGCAGCTTTCGTGCCCAGCCACGGCTACGCCAGCTCCGATTGCGCAGCAACCAGCTAACCCTGCTTCCCCGTGGTGCGCTGGCTGGCATCAGCGAGCTCACTCTGCTGGATGTCAGTCAGAACCGTCTTGTTATTCTGCTGGACTATGGCTTTGAGGAGCAGCGGAGGCTGCGTGTGCTGGAGTTGAGTGACAATGAACTTGTATTTATCGCCCCACGGGCATTTAGCGGTCTAGTGTCTCTGCGCTCTCTGACGTTGCAGCGCTGCAACTTGAGCACAGTGCCCACACATGCTCTTGCTCACCTGCATGGCTTGACCAGCCTACGGTTGCGGGACTTGGGCATTGCTGAGCTTCAGGCACATGCATTTAAGGGTCTACCGCGACTCAAACATCTAGAAGTGGACCGCTGGCCTTTGTTGGAGGGGTTTCCCACCTCAGCTTTGCAGGGGCTGAACCTCAGCACACTGTCTGTTACACATACCAACATGTCAATTATGCCAGTCCTGACACACCTGTTGTATCTAACACACCTCAATCTGTCCTACAGTCGCATACGGGTCCTGCCATCAGGCTGGTTGCGGGGAATGGACAGGCTAGAAGTTGTACGAGTGAGACAGGCTAACCTGCTCAACGTGGAGCCTCAGGCCTTTCAAGGGGCTACCTCTCTACGGCTTCTTGACGTTTCTCACAACAGTCTCACCACACTCCAGAGGAGTGTTTTTCCTGCCTCAGAGGCCCTGCAGAGTCTTCTGATAGGTCAGAATCCGTTAGTGTGTGACTGTCGTCTGCGCTGGCTGCTGGAAAGAACTCCACCTGTGCTGTATGGAGAAGTTCAACCTGAGTGTAATGCACCTACCTCCTTGGCTGGGAAACTCCTGAGGGATCTGGTGGAACCTCTAATCTCTCATTACGTAATCTGCACCAAGCCCAGGGTGATATCCATGGCAACATATCCAGCACAGACGGAAGAAGGGCAAAGAGCTTGGCTATACTGCAGTGCAGAGGGGGCGCCACCTCCctctgtatcatggctgactccACATCGGAGGCACATTACCACAAAGAGCACAGGTAGAGTGGTGGTCCACAGCAATGGCTCATTGGAGTTCCGCATGGCAGAGCCTCAGGATAgtggcatgtatgtgtgtgtggcttcGAACCCGGCAGGTAACGCTACTCTATCTGTGACACTCGTCGTTAAAAGCTCGGGAATCAGAGACAGGGCTCTATATGCCAACCGCAGCTTGATTTTCGACCCTGACTACAACAGCTCCCTGATAAATGGCACTGAGGAGTACACCATAAGGGTGGTGCTGGACTTCACCACCATCCTGGTTTCCACAGCAATGGGCTGCCTCAGCTTCCTGGGAGTCGTTTTGTTCTGTTTCCTCTTGTTGTTTGCATGGAGCAGAGGCAAAGGGAAGCACAGAGGAAGCGTGGACATCCAGTATGTTCCACGAAAGAGGAAGGGTGTGAATTCAGAACTTACAGAAACAAGCGGGCCCAGACGAGTCAACATGAAGATGATCTGA